A stretch of the Funiculus sociatus GB2-C1 genome encodes the following:
- the rplQ gene encoding 50S ribosomal protein L17 yields the protein MRHRRRVPKLGKPADQRRALLRSLATELIRQGRITTTQTRAKAVRSEVDKMITLAKDGSLSARRQAMGYIYDKQLVHALFEQAASRYGERNGGYTRILHTVRRRGDNAEMAIIELV from the coding sequence ATGCGTCACAGACGTCGTGTTCCAAAATTAGGTAAGCCTGCTGACCAGCGTCGAGCGCTATTGCGATCGCTGGCAACCGAACTAATTCGCCAGGGTAGAATCACTACCACCCAAACGCGAGCCAAGGCGGTTCGCTCGGAAGTGGACAAAATGATTACTTTGGCAAAAGATGGTTCTCTGTCAGCCCGCAGGCAAGCTATGGGCTATATCTACGACAAACAGCTGGTTCATGCCCTGTTTGAGCAAGCTGCTAGCCGCTATGGAGAGCGTAACGGCGGCTACACCCGTATCCTGCATACCGTGCGGCGTCGGGGTGATAATGCCGAAATGGCAATTATCGAGTTGGTCTGA
- the rpsE gene encoding 30S ribosomal protein S5 produces MAKERRKNSARREKETTFQERVIQIRRVSKVVKGGKKLSFRAIVVIGNERGQVGVGVGKASDVIGAVRKGVADGKKHLIDIPLTKSNSIPHPINGDGGGAKVMMRPAAPGTGVIAGGAVRTVLELAGVRNILAKQLGSNNPLNNARAAINALSTLRTFSDVAEERGIPIENLYA; encoded by the coding sequence ATGGCAAAAGAACGTCGTAAAAATTCTGCACGTCGGGAAAAAGAAACTACATTTCAAGAACGGGTGATCCAAATCCGTCGCGTCAGCAAGGTCGTCAAAGGCGGTAAAAAACTCAGCTTCCGCGCCATCGTCGTTATTGGCAATGAGCGTGGGCAAGTTGGTGTTGGTGTCGGCAAAGCTAGCGACGTAATTGGAGCTGTTCGTAAAGGTGTCGCCGACGGCAAAAAGCATTTGATTGACATCCCTTTGACTAAATCAAATTCCATTCCTCATCCCATCAACGGTGACGGTGGTGGTGCCAAAGTGATGATGCGGCCAGCAGCCCCTGGAACAGGGGTAATTGCCGGGGGTGCCGTTCGCACGGTGCTGGAATTAGCTGGGGTTCGCAATATCCTAGCAAAACAGCTGGGTTCTAACAATCCCTTGAACAACGCTAGAGCCGCCATCAACGCTCTCTCCACCTTGCGGACATTTTCCGATGTGGCTGAAGAACGCGGTATCCCCATTGAAAACCTCTACGCTTAA
- the rpsM gene encoding 30S ribosomal protein S13 produces MARIAGVDLPRDKRVEIGLTYIYGIGLSRSKEILVATKVNPDTRVKDLSDADVASLREAVESNYQVEGDLRRFESMSIKRLIDIGSYRGRRHRMGLPVRGQRTRTNARTRRGRRLTVAGKRKAPGPK; encoded by the coding sequence GTGGCACGGATTGCTGGGGTAGACCTTCCTCGCGACAAACGAGTTGAAATTGGTCTTACTTACATATACGGAATTGGACTCTCGCGCTCCAAAGAGATATTGGTAGCAACGAAGGTTAATCCAGACACAAGAGTTAAAGACTTGAGTGACGCCGACGTTGCTTCCCTGCGCGAAGCAGTAGAAAGCAACTATCAAGTTGAAGGGGATCTCAGGCGCTTTGAGTCTATGAGCATCAAGCGGCTGATTGATATCGGCTCCTATCGGGGGCGGCGTCATCGTATGGGTCTGCCAGTTAGAGGGCAAAGAACTCGTACCAATGCCAGAACCCGTCGCGGTAGAAGGCTTACGGTCGCGGGTAAGAGAAAAGCACCAGGGCCGAAATAG
- the rpsK gene encoding 30S ribosomal protein S11 yields MARQPTKKTGAKKQKRNVPNGVAFIQSTFNNTIVTISDTNGDVLSWASAGSSGFKGAKKGTPFAAQTAAESAARRATDQGMRQIEVMVSGPGAGRETAIRALQGAGLEITLIRDVTPIPHNGCRPPKRRRV; encoded by the coding sequence ATGGCGCGACAACCAACCAAGAAAACTGGTGCAAAAAAGCAAAAACGCAACGTACCCAATGGCGTAGCCTTCATCCAGTCCACCTTTAACAACACCATCGTCACGATTTCCGATACCAACGGGGACGTACTTTCCTGGGCTTCAGCAGGCTCCAGTGGCTTCAAGGGAGCCAAAAAGGGAACACCTTTTGCCGCTCAGACCGCCGCTGAAAGTGCCGCTCGCCGAGCGACCGATCAGGGAATGCGTCAGATTGAAGTAATGGTTAGTGGTCCCGGAGCTGGTCGAGAAACCGCGATTCGGGCGCTGCAAGGGGCAGGACTGGAAATAACGCTCATTCGAGATGTGACGCCAATTCCTCATAATGGCTGTCGTCCGCCCAAGCGGCGTCGAGTCTAG
- the rplF gene encoding 50S ribosomal protein L6 encodes MSRIGKRPINIPAKVQVAIDGQHVAVKGPKGELSRVLPEQVIIEQEGETIVVKRRDESRAARQRHGLSRTLVANMVDGVSQGFQRRLEIQGVGYRASVQGRNLILNVGYSHPVQIDPPEGVQMAVENNTNVIVSGIDKEIVGNIAAKIRAVRPPEVYKGKGIRYAGEVVRRKAGKAGKK; translated from the coding sequence ATGTCTCGTATTGGCAAGCGCCCCATTAATATTCCCGCTAAAGTTCAAGTTGCCATTGACGGTCAACATGTGGCAGTTAAAGGCCCTAAAGGTGAACTTTCCAGGGTTCTGCCAGAGCAGGTGATCATCGAGCAGGAAGGCGAAACGATTGTAGTGAAGCGACGGGATGAATCTCGTGCAGCTCGCCAGCGCCACGGCTTGTCGCGGACTTTGGTTGCCAACATGGTTGATGGGGTTTCTCAAGGGTTCCAGCGACGTTTAGAAATCCAGGGTGTCGGTTATCGCGCCTCAGTTCAAGGTCGCAATTTAATTTTGAACGTGGGTTACAGTCACCCGGTGCAAATTGACCCCCCAGAAGGCGTTCAGATGGCGGTGGAAAACAACACCAATGTCATTGTGAGCGGTATTGATAAAGAAATCGTGGGGAACATTGCAGCCAAAATTCGCGCTGTCCGCCCACCGGAAGTATACAAGGGTAAAGGTATCCGCTACGCCGGTGAAGTGGTGAGACGTAAAGCTGGAAAGGCAGGTAAGAAGTAA
- a CDS encoding DNA-directed RNA polymerase subunit alpha produces the protein MKKGGHSVAQFQIECVESKTENNRSQYSKFVLEPLERGQGTTVGNALRRVLLSNLEGTAVTAVRIAGVNHEFATIEGVREDVLEILLNMKDIVLKSHSSHPQIARLAVTGPATVTAGRFDLPTEVDAVDPNQYIATLADDARLEMEFRIERGKGYRAVDRGRDEAAALDFLQIDAVFMPVHKVNYSVEDARIDGSLERDRLILEIWTNGSLTPQEALSQAASILVDLFNPLKDITLDPMTVDYPDNEDPTSQIPIEELQLSVRAYNCLKRAQINSVADLLDYSQEDLLEIKNFGQKSAEEVIEALQRRLGITLPHEKAAKPT, from the coding sequence ATGAAGAAGGGAGGTCACTCCGTGGCGCAGTTTCAAATCGAGTGTGTAGAGTCCAAAACTGAGAACAATCGTAGCCAATATAGCAAATTTGTCTTGGAGCCTCTAGAGCGCGGTCAAGGCACCACCGTAGGCAATGCGCTGAGGCGGGTTCTATTGTCTAACTTGGAAGGTACGGCTGTGACAGCTGTCCGGATTGCAGGGGTTAATCATGAGTTTGCCACAATTGAGGGGGTGCGGGAAGATGTCCTAGAAATTCTCCTGAATATGAAGGACATTGTACTCAAAAGTCACTCTTCTCATCCCCAAATTGCTCGATTAGCCGTCACAGGTCCAGCGACGGTGACAGCCGGACGATTTGATTTACCAACTGAAGTTGATGCAGTTGATCCTAACCAGTATATTGCTACCCTGGCGGACGACGCTAGGCTGGAAATGGAGTTTCGCATCGAAAGAGGGAAAGGATATCGAGCAGTTGATCGAGGACGCGACGAAGCTGCTGCTCTGGACTTCCTCCAAATTGATGCCGTGTTTATGCCAGTGCATAAAGTCAACTACAGCGTTGAAGATGCCCGCATTGACGGTTCTCTGGAAAGAGATCGGCTGATATTGGAAATTTGGACTAATGGCAGTCTGACTCCCCAAGAAGCACTGTCTCAAGCCGCAAGTATCCTGGTGGATCTATTCAACCCCCTGAAAGATATCACCCTCGATCCGATGACGGTTGATTATCCTGATAATGAAGATCCTACCAGCCAGATCCCAATAGAAGAATTGCAGCTCTCAGTACGAGCCTACAACTGTCTCAAGAGGGCGCAGATTAACTCTGTAGCTGACTTGCTGGATTACAGCCAGGAGGATCTGCTGGAGATTAAAAACTTTGGTCAAAAGTCGGCAGAAGAAGTCATCGAAGCTTTGCAGCGGCGACTTGGGATCACGCTGCCGCACGAAAAGGCGGCAAAACCTACTTGA
- the infA gene encoding translation initiation factor IF-1, whose product MAKQDLIEMEGTVTESLPNAMFRVDLDNGFNVLAHISGKIRRNYIKILPGDRVKVELTPYDLTKGRITYRLRNKK is encoded by the coding sequence TTGGCTAAACAAGACTTAATTGAAATGGAAGGCACGGTGACAGAATCGTTGCCTAATGCTATGTTTCGCGTTGATTTGGATAATGGATTTAATGTATTAGCTCATATCTCCGGCAAAATCCGGCGAAATTACATCAAGATTCTGCCGGGCGATCGCGTCAAAGTGGAACTAACCCCCTACGACCTGACTAAAGGCAGAATTACCTACCGACTGCGTAACAAAAAGTAG
- the truA gene encoding tRNA pseudouridine(38-40) synthase TruA, translating to MHKGQETTDKQRVALVIQYLGTHFHGWQRQANGRTVQEEIETVLSRVQGRKVTLYGAGRTDSGVHAAAQVAHFEAVGSIPADKWAGVLNSQLPKDILIRASAAVDDNWHSRFSACWRRYRYTIYTDRKPNLFVQPFSWHYYYAPLDESLIQAALNPLIGNHHLAAFMRAHSARSHSWVDVQEAQCHREGSFIYIEIQANGFLYGMVRLLVGLLVQVGRGERSPENFTDLWVNERRHEVKYSAPAKGLCLLRVGYPDIPFPPEIWFDTQPKFAFGPSSVVFPLPRQGQSPSLQDGQRTKTCGNHLLYKTDN from the coding sequence ATGCACAAAGGACAAGAAACAACGGACAAACAGCGAGTCGCCTTGGTAATCCAATACTTGGGTACTCATTTTCATGGCTGGCAGCGGCAAGCGAATGGGCGCACTGTGCAGGAAGAAATTGAAACAGTTTTGTCCAGGGTGCAGGGGCGAAAAGTTACCTTGTACGGTGCAGGGCGCACAGATAGCGGTGTTCATGCGGCAGCGCAAGTGGCACACTTTGAGGCAGTTGGTTCGATCCCCGCTGATAAGTGGGCGGGTGTTCTCAATAGCCAACTGCCCAAGGATATTCTGATTCGAGCCTCAGCTGCGGTCGATGATAACTGGCACTCCCGATTTTCTGCCTGTTGGCGCAGATATCGCTACACGATTTATACAGATCGTAAGCCAAACTTGTTTGTGCAGCCCTTCAGTTGGCATTATTATTATGCACCACTAGACGAATCTCTCATCCAGGCAGCTTTGAACCCTTTGATAGGGAACCACCATCTGGCTGCTTTCATGAGAGCGCATTCGGCGCGATCGCATTCTTGGGTGGACGTGCAGGAGGCTCAATGCCACCGAGAAGGCTCATTTATTTATATTGAGATTCAGGCAAATGGATTTCTGTATGGCATGGTGCGGCTGCTGGTGGGCTTACTGGTGCAAGTGGGAAGGGGTGAGCGATCGCCAGAAAACTTTACCGATTTGTGGGTAAATGAGCGGCGGCATGAAGTAAAATATTCTGCCCCAGCAAAAGGTCTTTGCCTGTTGCGAGTCGGCTACCCAGATATCCCCTTTCCCCCCGAAATTTGGTTTGACACCCAGCCCAAATTCGCCTTTGGTCCTTCGTCCGTTGTTTTTCCACTGCCAAGACAAGGACAATCTCCGTCTCTACAAGACGGGCAACGAACGAAGACTTGCGGTAATCATCTTCTCTATAAGACAGACAACTGA
- the rpmJ gene encoding 50S ribosomal protein L36, with protein sequence MKVRASVRKICEKCRVIRRRGRVMVICSNPKHKQRQG encoded by the coding sequence ATGAAAGTTCGAGCATCAGTCCGAAAGATTTGCGAAAAATGCCGCGTCATTCGTCGGCGCGGCCGGGTTATGGTAATCTGTTCCAACCCAAAACACAAGCAACGCCAAGGTTAA
- the rplO gene encoding 50S ribosomal protein L15 gives MRLEDAVPKKGSKKRRRRIGRGIAAGQGASGGFGMRGQKSRSGRGTRPGFEGGQMPLYRRLPKLKHFTVVNRKQYTTINVSKLASLPADTEVNLTSLIDRGIVTSNDGPLKILGDGDLNVALNVKAAAFTGSARSKIEAAGGSCEVVAAR, from the coding sequence ATGAGATTAGAAGACGCAGTTCCTAAAAAAGGCTCAAAGAAGCGCCGCCGTCGCATAGGTCGCGGTATTGCAGCTGGTCAAGGCGCTAGCGGTGGCTTTGGTATGCGCGGACAAAAATCAAGATCCGGTCGGGGTACGCGACCCGGATTTGAAGGTGGACAAATGCCCCTTTACCGCCGCCTACCCAAGTTAAAGCACTTTACGGTCGTAAATCGTAAACAGTACACTACGATCAACGTAAGTAAGCTGGCATCACTCCCTGCTGATACAGAGGTGAACCTAACCTCATTAATAGATCGTGGTATTGTCACCTCCAACGACGGGCCTCTAAAAATTCTCGGAGACGGGGATCTGAACGTGGCTCTGAATGTAAAAGCAGCTGCTTTTACAGGCTCGGCTCGCAGCAAAATTGAAGCAGCTGGCGGCAGCTGCGAAGTTGTCGCTGCCCGATAG
- the rpsQ gene encoding 30S ribosomal protein S17 has product MAVKERVGVVVSDKMQKTVVVAVENRSPHPKYGKIVVNTKRYKAHDEENECKVGDRVRITETRPLSRTKRWTVAEILNREA; this is encoded by the coding sequence ATGGCAGTTAAAGAACGAGTTGGCGTGGTCGTCAGCGACAAAATGCAAAAGACCGTAGTGGTCGCCGTGGAAAACCGTTCGCCACATCCGAAATACGGAAAAATTGTGGTAAACACGAAGCGGTACAAGGCTCACGATGAGGAGAATGAGTGCAAAGTGGGCGATCGCGTCCGAATTACAGAAACGCGCCCCTTGAGTCGCACTAAACGCTGGACAGTCGCTGAAATTCTCAATCGCGAGGCTTAA
- the rplX gene encoding 50S ribosomal protein L24, with protein sequence MATKQFKRNGSQPKVRYKMHVKKGDTVQVIAGRDKGKVGEILKAIPEESRVIVKGVNIKTKHVKPQQEGESGQIVTIEAPIHSSNVMLYSTSQKIASRICYTFNEEGRKVRMLKKTGEIID encoded by the coding sequence ATGGCAACAAAACAGTTTAAAAGAAACGGCTCCCAGCCGAAAGTGCGCTATAAAATGCACGTAAAAAAGGGCGATACAGTGCAAGTAATCGCTGGTCGAGATAAAGGCAAGGTTGGTGAAATATTAAAAGCGATTCCCGAAGAAAGCCGGGTAATTGTTAAAGGGGTTAACATCAAAACCAAGCACGTCAAACCTCAGCAAGAAGGTGAATCCGGTCAAATCGTTACGATAGAAGCCCCGATTCACAGCTCTAACGTTATGCTTTATTCGACCAGCCAAAAAATTGCCAGCCGCATTTGTTACACCTTTAATGAAGAAGGTCGTAAAGTGCGGATGCTCAAAAAGACTGGAGAAATCATTGACTAA
- the rplE gene encoding 50S ribosomal protein L5, translated as MAQKLKTLYQETIVPKLTDRFNYTNVHQVPKIVKVSINRGLGEASTNAKALESSLNEIAKIAGQKPVVTRAKKAIAGFKLRQGMPVGVMVTLRGDRMYAFLDRLINLSLPRIRDFRGISPKSFDGRGNYSLGIREQLIFPEIEYDSIDQIRGMDISIITTANTDEEGRALLKEMGMPFRDN; from the coding sequence ATGGCACAAAAACTGAAAACGCTGTACCAAGAGACAATTGTTCCTAAACTGACAGATCGGTTTAATTACACCAATGTCCATCAGGTACCCAAAATTGTAAAGGTCTCGATTAATCGAGGTTTAGGAGAGGCATCTACTAACGCTAAAGCGCTGGAATCTTCCCTTAACGAAATTGCCAAGATCGCGGGTCAAAAGCCTGTGGTGACACGGGCGAAAAAAGCGATCGCAGGTTTTAAACTTCGTCAAGGTATGCCAGTGGGCGTAATGGTAACACTACGAGGAGATCGGATGTATGCCTTTCTTGATCGATTAATCAACCTGTCATTGCCACGCATTCGGGACTTTCGCGGTATCAGTCCCAAGAGCTTTGATGGTCGAGGAAATTACAGCTTAGGCATTAGAGAGCAGCTGATATTTCCAGAAATAGAATACGACAGCATCGATCAAATTCGTGGCATGGACATTTCAATCATCACCACAGCAAATACCGACGAAGAGGGCCGCGCCTTACTCAAAGAAATGGGAATGCCCTTCCGGGATAACTGA
- the rplN gene encoding 50S ribosomal protein L14, with protein MIQPQSYLNVADNSGARKLMCIRVLGASSRRYGGVGDVIIAVVKDAIPNMAVKKSDVVRAVIVRTKKNMRRDSGMSIRFDDNAAVIINADGNPRGTRVFGPVARELRDKNFTKIVSLAPEVL; from the coding sequence ATGATTCAACCTCAAAGCTACCTAAATGTCGCAGATAACAGCGGCGCTCGCAAATTGATGTGCATCCGCGTCTTAGGTGCCAGCAGTCGGCGCTATGGCGGCGTTGGCGATGTGATCATCGCCGTTGTCAAAGACGCTATCCCCAACATGGCAGTCAAAAAGTCCGACGTTGTACGAGCCGTAATTGTCCGCACCAAGAAGAATATGCGCCGGGACAGCGGTATGAGTATTCGCTTTGACGATAACGCCGCCGTAATCATCAACGCAGATGGCAACCCCAGGGGAACTCGCGTTTTCGGTCCAGTCGCACGGGAACTGCGCGACAAAAATTTCACCAAAATTGTTTCCCTGGCTCCAGAGGTACTCTAA
- the secY gene encoding preprotein translocase subunit SecY, which yields MVVSRDKTPTAQETFLQMAQAAGLRGRLLVTIGLLILVRVGIFLPVPGIDRAAFGRDIQNSPLIGFLDIFSGGGISALGIFALGILPYINASIIIQLLTAAIPALEKLQKDEGEAGRRKISQVTRYVALGGALLQSTFIAGWLERYATDVRGPLFMAETALALTAGSMFVMWVSELITERGIGNGASLLIFINIVAVLPRSLGQTINYAQLDNRNVGPVIILLVVFLVMILGIVFVQEGTRRIPIISARRQVGRRLYRERTNYLPLRLNQGGVMPIIFASSVLIFPSFLAQITQNSGNNQLLSQLHLILTQVANALNPSGQMPWVYVTVYLILILFFSYFYASLIVNPVDMSQNLKKMGASIPGIRPGRATSEYVERVLNRLTFLGAIFLGLVAVVPTAVESVTGITTFQGLGATSLLILVGVAIDTAKQIQTYVISQRYEGMVKQ from the coding sequence ATGGTTGTTAGTCGAGATAAAACTCCAACTGCTCAGGAAACTTTTTTGCAGATGGCTCAGGCAGCTGGTCTTAGGGGCCGGCTGCTAGTTACCATCGGTCTGCTAATTTTAGTTCGCGTTGGCATCTTTCTGCCCGTACCAGGTATTGACCGAGCCGCGTTTGGTAGAGATATTCAAAATAGCCCCTTAATTGGATTTTTGGATATCTTCTCAGGGGGCGGTATTTCTGCCTTGGGGATTTTCGCTTTAGGGATTTTGCCCTATATTAATGCCTCCATCATTATCCAGTTGCTCACAGCTGCTATCCCAGCTTTGGAGAAATTGCAGAAGGATGAGGGGGAAGCAGGGCGGCGAAAAATCTCTCAGGTTACTCGCTATGTAGCGCTGGGGGGAGCTTTGCTTCAAAGTACCTTCATTGCCGGGTGGCTTGAGCGTTATGCGACGGATGTTCGCGGGCCTCTGTTCATGGCCGAGACAGCACTGGCACTGACAGCAGGTTCAATGTTTGTCATGTGGGTGTCGGAACTGATTACTGAACGGGGAATTGGCAACGGTGCTTCACTGTTGATTTTTATCAATATCGTGGCGGTTCTACCTCGTTCCCTTGGGCAAACTATTAATTACGCCCAGCTTGATAATCGCAATGTGGGTCCTGTAATTATTCTGCTCGTAGTGTTCCTGGTGATGATCCTGGGGATTGTGTTTGTTCAGGAGGGAACCAGGCGAATACCGATTATTTCGGCACGCCGTCAGGTGGGCAGAAGACTTTATCGGGAAAGAACTAATTACCTGCCGTTGCGACTCAATCAGGGCGGCGTTATGCCGATCATCTTTGCGTCTTCGGTTTTGATTTTCCCTAGTTTTCTAGCTCAGATTACTCAAAACAGTGGCAACAACCAGTTGTTGTCTCAACTCCATCTAATTTTGACCCAGGTTGCTAATGCTCTCAACCCAAGTGGTCAGATGCCGTGGGTTTATGTGACGGTTTATCTCATCTTGATTCTGTTTTTCAGCTATTTCTACGCTTCTCTGATTGTGAACCCGGTAGATATGTCACAGAACCTGAAAAAGATGGGTGCCAGTATTCCTGGTATTCGTCCGGGTCGTGCCACTAGCGAGTATGTTGAGCGGGTGTTGAATCGATTGACATTCTTAGGCGCTATCTTTTTGGGTTTGGTGGCAGTCGTGCCAACAGCTGTGGAAAGTGTTACTGGGATTACTACCTTTCAGGGGCTGGGAGCTACCTCTTTGCTGATTTTGGTGGGTGTTGCAATTGATACAGCTAAGCAAATTCAAACTTATGTCATCTCCCAGCGGTATGAAGGAATGGTGAAGCAGTAG
- the rplR gene encoding 50S ribosomal protein L18, whose amino-acid sequence MKLTRKESIHRRHRRVRRKVNGTGNRPRLAVFRSNQHIYAQVIDDAQQRTLAAASTLEPELKSRLEGGANVAASVEVGKLIAERSLEVGITKVVFDRGGNLYHGRIKALADAAREAGLDF is encoded by the coding sequence ATGAAGCTAACTCGGAAAGAATCAATTCACCGTCGGCATCGGCGGGTACGTCGCAAGGTGAACGGTACAGGCAATCGCCCTCGTTTAGCCGTCTTTCGCTCCAACCAGCATATTTATGCTCAGGTGATTGACGATGCTCAACAGCGTACCCTAGCTGCTGCCTCTACCCTAGAGCCAGAGCTGAAATCGCGCCTAGAAGGAGGAGCGAATGTAGCAGCCTCCGTAGAAGTAGGTAAGCTAATTGCCGAGCGATCGCTCGAAGTTGGTATCACAAAAGTTGTCTTTGACCGCGGCGGCAACCTTTACCACGGTCGCATCAAAGCCCTCGCAGATGCGGCCCGCGAAGCTGGGTTGGATTTTTAA
- the rpsH gene encoding 30S ribosomal protein S8, producing the protein MAANDTIADMLTRIRNANMARHQTTEIPATKMTKSIAQVLKAEGFIADFEEVGEGIERHLLVSLKYKGKNRQPIINTLKRVSKPGLRVYSNRKDLPRVLGGIGIAIISTSSGIMTDRDARRQGVGGEVLCYIW; encoded by the coding sequence ATGGCGGCAAACGACACAATAGCAGATATGCTGACTCGCATTCGGAATGCGAATATGGCGCGGCATCAAACAACAGAAATACCAGCAACGAAAATGACGAAGAGCATTGCTCAAGTCCTGAAAGCTGAAGGCTTCATTGCTGATTTTGAAGAAGTTGGCGAGGGCATCGAGCGACACCTGCTGGTTTCCTTAAAATACAAAGGCAAGAATCGCCAACCGATTATCAACACATTGAAGCGGGTCAGCAAACCAGGACTTAGGGTATATTCCAACCGTAAAGACTTACCCCGTGTGCTGGGCGGTATTGGAATTGCGATCATTTCTACCTCCAGTGGCATTATGACTGACCGGGATGCGCGGCGTCAGGGGGTAGGCGGGGAAGTGCTGTGCTACATCTGGTAG
- a CDS encoding adenylate kinase → MTRLIFLGPPGAGKGTQAQILAQELEIPHISTGDILRNAKAAGTPLGLKAKGYMDSGELVPDELILDMIRDRLLESDAKPGWILDGFPRNVSQATFLDSLLQELNQGIKYALNLEVPDEVLVARMLERGRKEGRSDDKEDVIRNRLEVYRSLTAPLIDFYNDRSKLVSVDGDRSLDEVTNALKQVVHH, encoded by the coding sequence GTGACGCGATTGATTTTTTTGGGGCCGCCTGGGGCGGGAAAAGGAACTCAAGCACAAATTCTGGCTCAGGAGCTGGAAATTCCGCACATTTCCACGGGTGACATTTTACGAAATGCCAAGGCTGCTGGAACTCCACTCGGTCTAAAGGCCAAGGGGTACATGGATAGCGGTGAGTTGGTTCCTGATGAGCTGATTTTGGATATGATCCGCGATCGCCTTCTTGAATCTGATGCCAAACCTGGTTGGATTTTGGATGGTTTTCCTCGTAACGTCTCCCAGGCGACTTTTCTGGATTCACTGCTACAGGAATTGAACCAGGGTATTAAGTACGCGCTTAACCTGGAAGTCCCAGATGAAGTGTTGGTCGCAAGGATGTTGGAACGAGGGCGCAAGGAAGGCCGGAGTGATGATAAGGAAGATGTCATTCGCAACCGTTTGGAAGTATATCGCTCCCTGACGGCACCGTTGATTGATTTCTATAATGATCGCTCGAAGTTGGTTTCAGTTGATGGCGATCGCTCGCTTGATGAAGTCACTAACGCACTCAAACAGGTGGTGCATCATTAA
- the rpmC gene encoding 50S ribosomal protein L29, translating into MPLPKIEEARNLNDQELADEILAVKQQLFDLRMQQATRRLEKPHQFKHMKHRLGQLLTVEGERQRAATDNQPAPEPQPDAQSQE; encoded by the coding sequence ATGCCTCTGCCCAAGATAGAAGAAGCCAGAAATTTAAATGACCAAGAACTGGCTGATGAGATTTTAGCTGTCAAACAGCAGCTGTTTGATTTGCGGATGCAACAGGCAACCCGACGCCTGGAAAAGCCACATCAGTTCAAGCATATGAAGCATCGGTTAGGTCAGCTGTTGACCGTGGAAGGTGAGCGGCAACGGGCGGCAACGGATAACCAGCCAGCCCCAGAACCGCAGCCAGATGCACAATCCCAGGAGTAG
- the rplP gene encoding 50S ribosomal protein L16, which translates to MLSPRRTKFRKQQRGRMNGLATRGSDLNFGDFGLQSTEPAWITSRQIEASRRAMNRYIRRGGKIWIRIFPDKPVTMRPAETRMGSGKGSPEFWVAVVKPGRILFEIAGVPEATAREAMRLASNKLPIKTKFITREGEQV; encoded by the coding sequence ATGTTAAGTCCCAGAAGAACTAAATTTCGCAAACAGCAGCGCGGGCGGATGAACGGGTTGGCAACCAGAGGCAGTGACCTAAACTTTGGTGACTTTGGCCTCCAGTCCACAGAACCAGCCTGGATTACATCCCGCCAAATTGAAGCCAGCCGTCGAGCCATGAACCGCTATATCCGCCGGGGTGGCAAAATCTGGATTCGTATCTTCCCAGACAAACCAGTAACCATGCGTCCAGCCGAAACCCGGATGGGTTCTGGTAAAGGTTCACCAGAGTTTTGGGTAGCTGTAGTCAAGCCAGGGCGGATCTTGTTTGAGATTGCCGGGGTACCGGAAGCAACTGCCCGCGAGGCAATGCGTCTGGCCTCCAACAAATTGCCGATTAAAACAAAGTTCATCACACGTGAAGGGGAACAGGTGTAA